A single window of Montipora capricornis isolate CH-2021 chromosome 14, ASM3666992v2, whole genome shotgun sequence DNA harbors:
- the LOC138032426 gene encoding uncharacterized protein translates to MNPTFSVFEKENFKTESYRPLWQKSPTPLLDFKMTFKLTVACFIIASLMAVEAAKMPRTNHKHGIHNEARYRAHFLKDFLYRRSCVALEGYGCEGNNAKCCREGNPYTGKMRKCVNVGTFDDVKYQCKKE, encoded by the exons ATGAACCCGACATTTTCAGTCTTCGAAAAG GAAAACTTCAAAACAGAAAGTTATCGACCGTTGTGGCAAAAGAGCCCCACACCATTGTTAG ACTTTAAGATGACATTCAAGTTGACGGTGGCTTGCTTCATAATCGCTTCACTTATGGCAGTGGAAGCCGCAAAGATGCCAAGAACCAATCATAAACATGGTATCCACAACGAGGCAAGATATCGTGCGCATTTTTTGAAG GATTTTCTTTACCGCCGTAGCTGTGTTGCACTCGAAGGATATGGTTGCGAAGGTAACAACGCCAAGTGTTGCAGAGAGGGCAATCCTTACACCGGAAAAATGCGTAAATGCGTTAATGTGGGTACTTTTGACGATGT aaaatatCAATGTAAAAAAGAATAA